A genomic segment from Amycolatopsis camponoti encodes:
- a CDS encoding B-4DMT family transporter, with amino-acid sequence MSAWVIRGLGMAVLHGVALTLLAKYAVYHPTDQTLMVSLTLAALVGAAALWSALDAWRDVPDRGRAWFIAALVAGVVSGILYVIGRAVFVDQTGVSELGGALTGGAAFSALLVLVPAGLGLFVGGRIGRTRPSEEDDAEREGSSASPAPSPRPRRRVRVDGSEASPQPRRRVRADDPEPSPRPSPRMRPRSGEPRT; translated from the coding sequence ATGAGCGCTTGGGTGATCCGCGGACTCGGGATGGCGGTGCTCCACGGCGTCGCGCTGACGCTGCTGGCCAAGTACGCCGTGTACCACCCGACGGACCAGACGCTGATGGTGTCCCTGACCCTGGCGGCCCTGGTCGGCGCGGCAGCGCTGTGGAGCGCCCTGGACGCCTGGCGCGACGTCCCCGACCGCGGCCGCGCGTGGTTCATCGCGGCGCTGGTGGCGGGGGTCGTGTCGGGGATCCTGTACGTGATCGGGCGGGCGGTGTTCGTCGACCAGACGGGCGTGTCGGAGCTGGGCGGGGCGTTGACCGGCGGGGCGGCGTTTTCGGCGCTGCTGGTGCTGGTGCCGGCCGGGCTGGGGCTTTTCGTGGGTGGGCGGATCGGGCGGACCCGGCCGTCGGAGGAGGACGATGCGGAGCGCGAGGGTTCTTCGGCTTCGCCCGCGCCTTCACCGCGTCCGCGCCGGCGGGTCCGGGTGGACGGCTCGGAAGCCTCGCCTCAGCCTCGTCGGCGGGTCAGGGCGGACGACCCGGAACCCTCGCCGCGACCTTCTCCGCGGATGCGGCCTCGCAGCGGGGAACCCCGCACCTAG
- a CDS encoding M24 family metallopeptidase, with translation MPETHGRRRAALRGLLTEAGVDALLVTDLLNIRYLTGFTGSNAAVLLHAEGDGKTLFCTDGRYTTQSAAEVPDLDKVVDRASAAALVARAAKDARTYGRVGFESQHVSVEEYESLKKDAALERTPGLVERLRLVKDEAEIEALRQACAAADRALDDLVAAGGLRPGRTELEIARDLENRMLEHGSAEPSFASIIAAGAHSAIPHHQPTHAQLKRGDFVKLDFGATVDGYHSDMTRTFVLGEPADWQREVYDLVHAAQAAGVRAVVPGTEVSDVDAAARGVIADAGHGEHFAHGLGHGVGLQIHEAPSFAATGVGTLSAGMAVTVEPGVYLAGRGGVRIEDTLVVRAGEPELLTLSTKNLVVV, from the coding sequence GTGCCCGAAACCCATGGACGACGCCGGGCGGCGCTGCGCGGGCTTCTGACCGAAGCCGGTGTCGACGCGCTGCTGGTCACCGATCTGCTCAACATCCGCTACCTCACCGGGTTCACCGGCTCGAACGCCGCCGTGCTGCTGCACGCCGAGGGCGACGGGAAGACGCTCTTCTGCACGGACGGCCGCTACACGACCCAGTCGGCCGCCGAGGTGCCCGACCTGGACAAGGTCGTCGACCGGGCCAGCGCCGCCGCCCTCGTCGCGAGAGCCGCGAAGGACGCCAGGACATACGGCCGCGTCGGCTTCGAGAGCCAGCACGTCAGCGTCGAAGAGTACGAGTCCCTCAAGAAGGACGCCGCCCTCGAGCGCACCCCCGGGCTGGTCGAGCGGCTCCGGCTGGTGAAGGACGAAGCCGAGATCGAGGCGCTGCGCCAGGCCTGCGCCGCCGCCGACCGGGCGCTGGACGACCTCGTCGCCGCCGGCGGCCTGCGGCCCGGCCGGACCGAGCTGGAAATCGCCCGTGACCTGGAGAACCGGATGCTGGAGCACGGGTCGGCCGAGCCCAGTTTCGCCTCCATCATCGCCGCCGGCGCGCACTCGGCCATCCCGCACCACCAGCCGACGCACGCCCAGCTGAAGCGCGGCGACTTCGTCAAGCTGGACTTCGGCGCGACCGTCGACGGCTACCACTCCGACATGACCCGCACCTTCGTCCTCGGCGAACCCGCGGACTGGCAGCGGGAGGTGTACGACCTCGTGCACGCCGCCCAGGCGGCCGGGGTCCGCGCCGTCGTGCCGGGCACCGAGGTGTCCGATGTGGACGCCGCGGCGCGCGGGGTGATCGCGGACGCCGGGCACGGCGAGCACTTCGCGCACGGTCTCGGCCACGGCGTCGGCCTGCAGATCCACGAGGCGCCCAGCTTCGCCGCGACGGGCGTCGGTACACTGTCCGCCGGTATGGCGGTCACCGTCGAGCCCGGCGTCTACCTCGCGGGGCGCGGTGGCGTGCGCATCGAGGACACGCTCGTCGTGCGGGCTGGGGAGCCCGAACTCCTCACCCTGAGCACCAAGAACCTCGTGGTCGTCTGA
- the efp gene encoding elongation factor P, translating into MATTNDLKNGLVLNLEGQLWTVTAFQHVKPGKGGAFVRTTLKHVLTGKVVDKTFNAGTKVETATVDRRNMTYLYKDGQDFVFMDGDTYDQITVLAAVVGDNANYMLENTEVQVAVHENEALYVELPTSVEIVIQHTDPGLQGDRSTGGTKPATLETGAEIQVPLFLSTGEKIKVDTRDGRYLGRVSS; encoded by the coding sequence GTGGCCACGACCAACGACCTGAAGAACGGGCTCGTCCTCAACCTCGAGGGCCAGCTGTGGACCGTCACCGCGTTCCAGCACGTCAAGCCGGGCAAGGGCGGCGCCTTCGTGCGCACGACGCTCAAGCACGTGCTCACCGGCAAGGTGGTCGACAAGACGTTCAACGCGGGCACGAAGGTCGAGACGGCCACGGTGGACCGCCGGAACATGACCTACCTGTACAAGGACGGCCAGGACTTCGTGTTCATGGACGGTGACACCTACGACCAGATCACGGTGCTGGCCGCGGTCGTCGGCGACAACGCCAACTACATGCTCGAGAACACCGAGGTCCAGGTCGCGGTGCACGAGAACGAGGCGCTCTACGTCGAGCTCCCGACCTCGGTCGAGATCGTCATCCAGCACACCGACCCGGGCCTGCAGGGCGACCGCTCCACCGGCGGCACCAAGCCGGCGACGCTGGAGACCGGCGCGGAGATCCAGGTCCCGCTGTTCCTGTCCACCGGCGAGAAGATCAAGGTCGACACCCGCGACGGCCGTTACCTGGGCCGCGTCTCCAGCTGA
- the nusB gene encoding transcription antitermination factor NusB: MPTSKPHPNRGGAISRRQARRRAVEMLYEASQRDADAVTLLADRVGATEVDPIGDYTISLVEGVTARKTQIDELLAEHAQGWTLERMPKVDLAVLRVGVYELLWAEDVPDPVAIDEAVGLAKELSTDDSPRFVNGVLGRIGTIADRLRAVL, translated from the coding sequence ATGCCGACGTCGAAGCCCCACCCCAACCGCGGCGGCGCGATCAGCCGCAGGCAGGCGCGCCGTCGCGCGGTGGAAATGCTGTACGAGGCCTCGCAGCGCGACGCCGACGCGGTCACGCTGCTGGCCGACCGGGTCGGCGCGACCGAGGTCGACCCGATCGGGGACTACACGATCAGCCTGGTCGAGGGCGTGACCGCCCGGAAGACGCAGATCGACGAGCTGCTGGCCGAGCACGCGCAGGGCTGGACCCTGGAGCGGATGCCGAAGGTCGACCTCGCGGTGCTGCGGGTCGGGGTCTACGAGCTGCTCTGGGCCGAGGACGTGCCGGACCCGGTCGCGATCGACGAGGCCGTCGGCCTGGCGAAGGAACTCTCCACGGACGATTCGCCGCGGTTCGTCAACGGCGTGCTGGGCCGGATCGGCACGATCGCCGACCGCCTCCGCGCCGTCCTGTAG
- the bldD gene encoding transcriptional regulator BldD has protein sequence MGDYAKALGAKLRGIRQQQGLSLHGVEQKSGGRWKAVVVGSYERGDRAVTVQKLAELADFYGVPVVELLPEGRVPSGAEPATKIVINLERLQQLPAEKVGPLARYAATIQSQRGDYNGKVLSIRTEDLRSLAIIYDMTPGELTEQLIDWGVLPPEARPSKED, from the coding sequence ATGGGCGATTACGCCAAGGCGCTCGGGGCCAAGCTCCGCGGGATCCGCCAGCAGCAGGGCCTGTCCCTGCACGGGGTCGAGCAGAAGTCCGGTGGGCGCTGGAAGGCCGTCGTCGTCGGCTCGTACGAGCGTGGCGACCGTGCCGTCACCGTGCAGAAGCTGGCCGAGCTGGCCGACTTCTACGGCGTGCCGGTGGTCGAGCTGCTGCCCGAGGGCCGGGTCCCCTCCGGCGCGGAGCCCGCCACCAAGATCGTGATCAACCTCGAGCGCCTGCAGCAGCTGCCGGCCGAAAAGGTGGGCCCGCTGGCCCGCTACGCGGCGACGATCCAGAGCCAGCGCGGCGACTACAACGGCAAGGTGCTCTCGATCCGCACCGAGGACCTGCGGTCCCTGGCGATCATCTACGACATGACCCCGGGCGAGCTCACCGAGCAGCTCATCGACTGGGGTGTGCTCCCGCCGGAGGCGCGGCCGTCCAAGGAGGACTGA
- the pyrR gene encoding bifunctional pyr operon transcriptional regulator/uracil phosphoribosyltransferase PyrR has protein sequence MSSRPRGAAGSAGERELLTAGDVARTIARMAHQVIEKTANGAESTTPPVLLGIPSRGTPLAARLADKIGEFSGVRPPTGALDVTLYRDDLRRRPPRALEQTQLPADGIDDRVVILVDDVLFSGRTIRAALDALRDHGRPRAVQLAVLVDRGHRELPIRADYVGKNVPTARTEGVSVLLAEIDGRDAVLLRPSESGPTEEVPGEDS, from the coding sequence GTGTCGTCACGTCCGCGTGGCGCGGCTGGTTCGGCCGGGGAGCGCGAGCTCCTGACGGCCGGCGATGTCGCGCGCACGATCGCCCGAATGGCCCATCAGGTCATCGAAAAGACCGCGAACGGTGCGGAGAGCACTACCCCGCCCGTGTTGCTCGGGATCCCCAGCCGCGGCACTCCCCTCGCGGCCCGCCTCGCCGACAAGATCGGCGAGTTCTCCGGAGTCCGCCCGCCGACCGGCGCCCTCGACGTCACCCTCTACCGGGACGACCTCCGCCGCCGCCCGCCGCGCGCGCTCGAACAGACGCAGCTGCCCGCCGACGGCATCGACGACCGGGTGGTGATCCTGGTCGACGACGTCCTCTTCTCCGGCCGCACGATCCGGGCCGCGCTCGATGCCCTCCGTGATCACGGCCGCCCCCGCGCGGTGCAGCTGGCCGTCCTCGTCGACCGAGGTCACCGTGAGCTGCCGATCCGCGCCGACTACGTGGGCAAGAACGTGCCGACCGCCCGCACCGAGGGCGTGTCCGTCCTGCTGGCCGAGATCGACGGCCGCGACGCGGTACTGCTCCGTCCCTCGGAAAGCGGCCCGACCGAAGAAGTACCTGGAGAAGACTCGTGA
- a CDS encoding aspartate carbamoyltransferase catalytic subunit, with the protein MKHLLATDGLDPALATAVLDTADELKHTLLGREVKKLPTLRGRTVITLFYENSTRTRVSFEIAGKWMSADVINVSASSSSVNKGESLRDTALTLAAAGADCVIVRHPASGAAQRLSEWLAEPGTSVVNAGDGTHEHPTQALLDAATLRERLGSLKDRRIAIVGDVLHSRVARSNIHLLSALGAEVVLVAPPTLLPYGVESLPVTVSHDLDAELPAVDAVMMLRVQAERMHGGFFPSAREYSIAYGLSEKRQKLLPEHAVVLHPGPMLRGMEIASAVADSPASAITEQVRNGVHVRMAVLYHLLASEGAAA; encoded by the coding sequence GTGAAGCACCTGCTCGCCACCGACGGGCTGGACCCGGCGCTGGCCACGGCCGTGCTGGACACCGCCGACGAGCTGAAGCACACCCTGCTCGGCCGTGAGGTCAAGAAGCTGCCGACGCTGCGCGGCCGCACGGTGATCACCCTGTTCTACGAAAACTCGACGCGCACGCGGGTCTCGTTCGAGATCGCCGGGAAGTGGATGAGCGCCGACGTGATCAACGTCTCCGCGTCCAGCTCCTCGGTCAACAAGGGCGAGTCCCTGCGTGACACGGCGTTGACGCTGGCCGCCGCGGGCGCCGACTGCGTGATCGTCCGGCACCCCGCCAGCGGTGCCGCCCAGCGGCTCTCGGAGTGGCTCGCCGAGCCCGGCACGTCGGTGGTCAACGCCGGCGACGGCACCCACGAGCACCCGACGCAGGCGCTGCTCGACGCGGCGACCCTGCGCGAGCGGCTCGGTTCGCTCAAGGACCGCCGGATCGCGATCGTCGGTGACGTCCTGCACAGCCGCGTCGCCCGCTCGAACATCCACCTGCTCTCCGCGCTCGGCGCCGAAGTGGTTCTCGTCGCGCCGCCGACGTTGCTGCCCTACGGCGTCGAAAGCCTGCCGGTGACCGTCTCGCACGACCTCGACGCCGAGCTGCCCGCGGTCGACGCGGTGATGATGCTGCGGGTCCAGGCCGAGCGCATGCACGGCGGGTTCTTCCCGAGCGCCCGCGAGTACTCGATCGCGTACGGCCTCTCGGAGAAGCGGCAGAAGCTGCTGCCGGAGCACGCGGTCGTCCTGCACCCCGGCCCGATGCTGCGCGGGATGGAGATCGCGAGCGCGGTCGCCGACTCCCCGGCCTCGGCCATCACCGAACAGGTCCGCAACGGCGTCCACGTGCGCATGGCGGTCCTCTACCACCTGCTGGCCAGCGAAGGAGCCGCCGCGTGA
- a CDS encoding dihydroorotase produces the protein MSTVIKGARPYGEGDPVDVLIEDGVITAIGAVDVPEGAEIVEAGGQVLLPGFVDLHTHLREPGREDTETIETGSAAAALGGYTAVFAMANTDPVADNAVIVDHVWRRGQEVGLVDVHPVGAVTVGLKGEKLAELGTMAKSQAQVKVFSDDGLCVADPLLMRRALEYSTALDVVIAQHAEEPRLTVGAQAHEGERAARLGYTGWPAAAEESIVARDCLLARHANARLHVCHVSTSGTADVLAWAKDRGTKVSAEVTPHHLLLTDERLATYDPVNKVNPPLRTESDAEKLRTALAEGVIDCVATDHAPHAVQDKDTEWSAARPGMLGLQTALSIVAETMVRTGLLDWRGVARVMSERPAEIGNLADQGRPIAVGEPANLTLVDPDAEWTVRGAELASIAANTPYEGMRLPGVVTATLLRGRLTARDGKVC, from the coding sequence GTGAGCACCGTGATCAAGGGCGCCCGCCCCTACGGCGAAGGCGACCCGGTCGACGTCCTGATCGAGGACGGCGTGATCACCGCGATCGGCGCGGTGGACGTCCCGGAGGGCGCCGAAATCGTCGAAGCGGGCGGCCAGGTGCTGCTGCCGGGGTTCGTCGACCTGCATACCCACCTGCGCGAACCCGGCCGCGAGGACACCGAGACGATCGAGACCGGCTCGGCCGCGGCGGCGCTCGGCGGCTACACCGCCGTGTTCGCCATGGCCAACACCGACCCCGTCGCCGACAACGCCGTGATCGTCGACCACGTGTGGCGCCGCGGGCAGGAGGTCGGCCTGGTCGACGTCCACCCGGTCGGCGCGGTCACCGTCGGGCTCAAGGGCGAGAAGCTCGCCGAACTGGGCACGATGGCGAAGTCGCAGGCCCAGGTGAAGGTCTTCTCCGACGACGGCCTCTGCGTCGCCGACCCGCTGCTGATGCGCCGCGCGCTGGAGTACTCGACCGCGCTGGACGTCGTCATCGCGCAGCACGCCGAGGAGCCGCGGCTGACCGTAGGCGCCCAGGCCCACGAGGGCGAGCGCGCGGCCCGGCTCGGCTACACCGGCTGGCCGGCCGCCGCGGAAGAGTCCATCGTGGCCCGCGACTGCCTGCTGGCCCGGCACGCGAACGCGCGGCTGCACGTCTGCCACGTGTCCACTTCGGGCACCGCGGACGTCCTGGCCTGGGCGAAGGACCGCGGCACCAAGGTGTCGGCCGAGGTCACGCCGCACCACCTGCTGCTCACCGACGAGCGCCTGGCCACCTACGACCCGGTCAACAAGGTGAACCCGCCGCTGCGCACGGAGTCCGACGCGGAGAAGTTGCGGACGGCGTTGGCCGAGGGCGTCATCGACTGCGTCGCCACCGACCACGCCCCGCACGCGGTGCAGGACAAGGACACCGAGTGGAGCGCGGCCCGGCCGGGCATGCTCGGGCTGCAGACGGCACTGTCCATCGTGGCCGAGACCATGGTCCGCACCGGGCTGCTCGACTGGCGCGGCGTCGCCCGCGTCATGAGCGAGCGCCCCGCGGAGATCGGGAACCTGGCCGACCAGGGCCGCCCGATCGCCGTCGGCGAGCCGGCGAACCTGACGCTGGTCGACCCGGACGCCGAGTGGACGGTCCGCGGCGCGGAGCTGGCCAGCATCGCCGCCAACACCCCGTACGAGGGAATGCGGCTCCCCGGTGTGGTGACCGCGACGCTGCTGCGCGGGCGGCTCACCGCGCGGGACGGGAAGGTCTGCTGA